The Onthophagus taurus isolate NC chromosome 6, IU_Otau_3.0, whole genome shotgun sequence region tcacctaaaataaaaattaaataatacgaaaaatcaaatcatttatttttctcttcttACCAATACAATTATGAGGTCCTGATCCAAAAGGAATATACGCATATTGATgccttttattaatttcttcatcaCTAAACCTTTCTGGATCATATTTTTGAGGATCCTTCCAATATTTCTCATCGTAATGTAATCCAAACATCGGAATATAAACTGGAGTACCCTTTTCAATTATTATGTCAGTTCCAGGTAATTTATAATCAGCATTACACATTCTATCTAAGAATGGTAATACGGGATATTTTCTTAAAGTTTCCGAAACAACTTTATCGAGGTATTTCATGCTTTGGATAGCTTCGTAAGTTATTTCGTCGTGTTTTTTAAGAACTGATTTAATTTCAGATCTTAGTTTAGTTTGAATTGATTTGTTTAAACACAATTCATAAAGTGTGAAAGCCATCGTTGAGCTTGTTGTTTCAAATCCGGctaagaaaaattgaattgcTTGTGCAACAGCAATATCTCCgtctaaaaagaaattgtttataattaaataaaataaaattagtgtGAAATCGTTTTATCTTTTACCAAATTTAACGCCGTCGATATCACcttgttgttttaattttaaaataatatcgaTAACATCGTTTCGTTTTTGTTGAGTTTTTTCACGAAGATTAATAGTTGaccaaaatatttgttttaaatactCACTAACATTAGGTgggataaatttaatttttaataaatatactaattcttgtaaaaagaaataagaaattccACGAACTCCGTTTGTGAAGTTTGGTTCAAACATATCTTTACCAACTTGCCGAAATTTCGCGTCCTCTTTTTGAAAGCATCTTCCTTGAACACCAAAAGCACACGAAGTAATTACATCTGTGGCATATTTAGCACAAATTTCTTTAGACTCAACGGTTGGTAAATTAACTCTTTTTTCGATGTATTGGACCATTTCATCTCCGGCTTCTGCCATTAATGGAatcatacttttaattttcccCGATGTAAAAGCAGGTGTCATCATTTTTCGTATAACTTTCCATTCGGGATTACGAAGCACAAAGAgaatatttgatgaaataGAGTCGGCTTTTTCATCAGCCGCTACAGTTCGGTCgctaaaatattgaaaatcttttacCAAAACCATTTTTATTAGTTCAGGATCCTTAATGACCACGTGTGGTTTATTAAAAACCCAAATTCCAAAAACTTTATCGGGGATTTGTTTGTACATATCTTGTAACATTTCAcctattgattttttaaaagttaagcACTcgtaaaaatttccaaaaattggcgttggttttaaaaatggaacttttcgttttttccaATAACCAAAATTTTTCGTGCTGAGTTTGTAGAGGAGAAAAACGATGATAGCAAGAAAAATTGCGATCTCCATCTTTAACGATTTCTTTCGCTTACTATGAACAAGATTAGATTGTTTGAGAAGCTTTTATTGAAAGGATTTCATGCGGAAAATTAGTTTGGCGTGTCAAaaaatttctataattattTCGCAGATCTATAATTGTATATTCGTGTTAATATTTCCTTCACGTGCATTGTTTGGTAATTATAGACAACTTGTCATAATAATTgctaaaaatcgtttaaaaaatacttttatttctaatttgcAAAAATAGGAAACTTTCTAACTTCTTTCGTATTCAAGTCTAAATCTATCATCATAATCATAATACATAACCAATTTTATGGCGAACACTTGTTATTTATAGTTTAATCTGAGTTCAAAATCAATTCGAATGCAAGATTTTCTTCGGAAAAGCGAATTGTTTTGCAGCTTAACCAAGGTCAGTGTGCATTTACTGGGGTGATGAAAACGTTGTTCTCGCTTCGATATCATCGTAAAAGGCCAGTCAAAATATTATGATTACAAGATGATTGGAAGGTCAAATTTTACaagttaaattttagaaacaGAAGATTTTGTGTATGAAACTAAAGcgtttgaaatgtttataaaaagattaCAAAAGCTTACACACAAGATGTAATGGGATTACTGTAACGGGTCAGTTCAAATTGAATGGCAGTTGCATCCAAACATTTAATGTGACTCGATGAGGTGTTGAAATGGTGTTTTTAGGCAAaagaaatgataaataaagataGGGAAATATTAGATTTAGTGTTTTCTTGGTTGAAGGTCACAATTTTTGGCgatgcaaaataaaattagctgAGGACAAAGTGTGTTGGACAAAACATGACAATTGGTGACCAGAATTCATGAGCACAATGTCATCGCAACATAGGAAACAGTTTGGTTTATTATTGCAGTCTATTGTTATGTATCCCGATTGCCCGCAGTTAAAACACAGGCTTGGTTACATTACCTAGAATGATCTTACTTGGACGTGTTCACAGTAACCCATTTTCAGCACGGTCGCTAACGCTTTCTTCGATATCCAAAAGCTTTTATCTGATAACTACCTTGAATTCGTCAGCGATAATGACTTCAAAAACATAGCAGGGCTTCAATTGATTAAATATTGAATGAGATCTAGTACCTAATATTCAAACAAGTCTGGTACAAACATTATTGTCTGTATCTAGAACAAATATGGTGATATCTTCTGAAATATACATTGCAGGTtacctatttattgttgaGAATTCTCCGTTTCCTCATCACAACTCTTAAAATCATGGCTTACAGTTGGTAAAATTTTGCTGATTGCCAGAATAAAATCTTGATTGTTTTCACATAGTTACGGCTTTGGCCGGAttttaaaaacctattacttagtactccaccattcacaggagctagtatctcttttaggtgttggacactgtagtcgtaattagtaattatgactaatttctgcactcataataatcaagttcaaccacAATAtgactttttcattgaatacgacttcatttatatcaggtttgtcatttgcaacctcattgtaacaatcctaatatgatatataaaatctcttattgcagtttcgtctagttttcttttctttgcttgtaattcatcatcacattcattactaacagaactgttgctgttatcactttcgattattaattaaagtatcctctttttaatgcaaaaggtcgttttgaaaaataacttttagtttttgagaaaacaatatttgaagttttgataaaattttcgatgttgcaagtttcaacgataactttcaaaattcgctataaaattcatttcttgaaggatctttgtggaaatatcaccaattattaattaaagtgtcctctttccaatgaaccaacccgttttgaaaaatcacttttagttcttgagaaataaatttttgaaatgatcgacaattttttcgaattttgcataTTTCgcagattaagttttaataattcgtataaaatcgatttcttggaatatgagtatcaaaatttgccaaaatgttaataaaagtgtcctctttccaatgaacaaacacgttttaaaaaataacttttagtttttgagaaaacaatatttgaagttttgataaaattttcgatgttgcaattttcattgataactttcaaaattcgttataaaattaatttcttgaaagatccttgtggaaatatcaccaattattaattaaagtgtcctctttctaatgcaaaaagccgttttgaaaaatcacttttagttgttgagaaataaatttttgaaatatcgacaattttttcgaattttgcaattttcgccgattaagttttaaaaattcgtataaaatccagtatTTAGGATAGAACACAATGAAAACATGCATTCTAACTAAATCAATAATTGGTTTCTTTTAGGGTCAAGTACCCACATAACAAACATTATCAGGAAGATTTACATAACAACGCTATTTACAAGTTGCCATTTCTAGATTATGTAAGACTTCATATATACCACATTCGTCAACATATACAGAATGTTATTCAATAATTGTCATGCGTTTGAATTTGAATTaagtattagaaaaataaaaaaactctgAATTTTCCTACAACATGATAGCATCcctaacttttatttatttactttaacaACATTTTACCGCCCTAAATTTTACATCTTACAGATTCCTACAACATTTTTACCAGTAATCACGCAACGACCAGTGTCGTTAGTTCCACCATTCGTTGGTATGTGGCactgttgtttttaattttacatattttacattacttaattaatactttaaatggattaaattttcttctaatGTGCATTCCTCATTCttgcaaaatcaaatttgatttcttAGAAGTCTCActaacaatttcaaatatgtaaaatattagATTTGTTTTGGCATTTTTAGACTATACATTATTATGTTTAGATAAATGCATATTTCTCAGAATTAGAAGCAATGTTTAAAACagaattaatgataattttacAGAGTGAACTTCCCTTGGTTTGCAAATCTCAGTCAATATAGCCCACCTAATTAGATATCAGGCATATTTGAGCTAACATTGGATGCTTTAAGAACAATATAGAATTATAGAAGAATTCAACCATCGTGTGCACCACATCTTCCCGGACCAAGTGGCTATGATTTAGGTATAATTAGGATTATATTTGCCAAGAACAAGATCTATAGCATTCGGAAATGTGTTGACATTGAGGACATTGTGGACACAATGTGTGACATTGGAATTGTGCCATTCCAAGAGTAATAGAACATCGAATAGTTAGAATTCCATATGACAGCCATAACGGTCGTTATTTACGGAAATAATCGCATCAttgaatcattaaaaaattctagataaatggaaaatttatcTGATTTGACCAGGAAGATAAAAATATGTTCATAAATTCCATGATTtaatgaaatgaaaagaaatgttttttgtgttaacttcttttttaaaaacaattatgtttatttaaagaCTTTGTTAACTGGGAAACGTTTGTTTGACGTAttgtcaaataaaaaataaaaatgtcgaCTGCTCTTGATGTAAAATCTGTAgaagattataataaaaaaaataaatcaaataagaaacagaaagatgaaaaatataaaactcaaagaagaaaaagaatcaCTGAAGTTAAGTTTAGACGCGCCGAAAAGAATTATTGGCCGCATAAAAGTCATTATTACTTTTTCGTTATTATGCTCGGGAATGGGCCAGATTTTCTTCCATACATGATCTGCTTCTCGTTGCAAATATCCGGAGGATTGTTTATACTAACATATTTATTGAGCGCGTTTCTTCTCGCCATGCCGTTAATATACATGGAAATCTTTTTGGGACGTTACACCTCCTTAACGAACAGCCAAATGTATCGAATGGTGCCGATTTTTTTCGGATTTGGCGTGATGATCTTATTAATGAACATGTTTTACATTCCTATTAATATGGTTAATACGAGCCACTTTTTTAttgactttttaaaattgatgatcGAACcggatttatttaaaaaatgtccaGTCGGATCTGATACAAATTTATGCATCGATGGGATTACAAGGAATAAAACCAGAAAAAGCGTTATTTGTATGCATGGTGATTACCTATGTTCTTCAGGAAAAGGATTAAAATTCGTAACAGATTATATTTATTGGCAAACTTTTAAGTCTGAGGACCCATCGAATTATCCAATTTGgcaacttttaatttcattaatcgtTACGTGGATTGTTATTGGAGCATTTATGATTTTAGGTATGAGAGTTATAGGAGCGGtgggttaaaaaaaatgattacaaattattacattaaaaagataaTCTTTTAGATGCTGAAAGCAATCACTATAGTTTGTTGGGTAATTTTTACCGTGATGTATATTATGGCTTTAACAGTTTCTGGTAGTGAAAATGGATTAAAAACGATTATTTCTATTGAGTATAGCAAAATGAATGTTTATAAGGTATaaggaaaaacttttaaaatttcattaattattgatgCATTTTTTAGTGTTTAATAATAGCTTTTTATACAATTGGAAAATTGGGGTTTTTAGTACCAACTGGTTACATGACAGCTTCTGCTTATGCAAAATTTCCGAAACGATTAGGAACTGGAGCTGAAACTCTCCTTTTAGTAATTTCAAACGTTTTTATTtcacttttctttttatccgGAATGTTTGCAATAGGAGGAGCTTTAGCTAAACAATTCGATGTAGAAATTCAGGCAGTTATGTCACCATGTAAGATTAATCTTAAATAATTACctaaatcgttaaaaattgatttttttagtaattggtttatatttatcattaattCCTCAATTTTTAACACATATGGAATCACCTTTATCTTTCATGTTATGCTACATGTTCTTCTTTTGGTTTATTCAAATTATACGAACggtaaaaaaatcttaaccgtcttgttaaataatcaaattgaATTCGTATGCATTTTGATTTTAGACGGTCGTCATTCATTTGATCGTTCTCAATCTTTACGATTACCTCCCGCAGTTGAGCTATTTTCCAAATTACGTCGTCATGTCCATTGTGGGTGTATGTGGAGTTACAAGCTTAATTTGTTGTCTCCACgtgagttattttaatttattaatcacaaactatttatatttattatattttcagttttttgtGATGCTCACTGATCTTCTTGCTgtaaattatatcattttatgtttaaattgtCACGTTTTAATAGAGGTAAGAAAAggaatcataaaattttttatgcttaatcaaatttatctttaaattatAGTCGTTTAgtgttttttgttgttatggTGTAAAGAGATTATGCGACGACATCCATTTTTTAACCGGGCGAAAACCGATGAGATATTGGTCTTTACTTTGGTACACAATTCCTTTCTTTGCCttggtaaattaatttcattccTTTAGtcacaaatttaattattacttcTTAGGTTTCTTTTATggcaataattttaaaatgggACAATCTAAAAGATATGCAATCAATTCTTGCACATAAGAAATTGTCGAATACTCACATTTACGCGGGAGCTTCAGTCCTTACGATTACTCTCCTAGTAACTTTTGCGTCATCCTTCTTGTTTGTGGTGTTAAGTTTCCGCACCTCCAACGTAATTctttcaatcatttttttcttgtttaatttaatatcttttttttaagacGAATTTATTAAAGCCACAATTTTTCTGGGGGCCAGCAAAACGTGAAATAAGAATGTCCAGAAAATCGTTTGCTCCAAGAACATCGATAAGATCTCAACCACCCCGTAAAAAGAAACAACGTTTTAGGGTGAGATCAATAAAACAGATGCACGAAAAGGATTTAGCGGAGAAAGTGAAAAGGGGAAGGATTTTTGTCGATACCGCTTTCTTTAGAAATGTGCATTTGGAAAAGGGGAAATCGGTTCCTTTATCAGTAAACGAACCAactgttatttataaataaattttattgtattattttttaaataaattagaaatatccAACATGTTTTGTATCATaactaaacattttttcccaAAATAAGTAATCagtttcgttaattttttcttttattgtaagTTTTGTGTCTATAGATAAAGCTTTGTATTGAGTTTCCTTTTTATATTGGGGCCATATTATATTATCCAATAAGTTAATTTCTTTTGGAGTAGGATTTCtataaaattacataacatttaaaataggATGAAATAAAATGATGGAGATTATCAGGACGAACCTAATGAAACAAATGATGATAGCAATTCGATGATAATAAAAGAGGGCGAGGTTGAAAagtgtttaaaacaaatgaaaaatatgtaacattaCAACCGACTTTGTCACTATAATTTGCAGATGACCAGGTAGTGTTGCCGCAGGACGCATATGATTTAGAATTTATGATAAAGATGCAACCTCGAACTACGGTAAATCCTACTATTTTCCAGTGAAACCTAACATTTACCAACTCTGAATGGTAAAAGTTCGAAATATTCTGTGATCATCGGTCATTTCGAACTTTTACCACCATTCACTCGGTAAATCTTAGGTTTTACCGTAGAGACACGGTAAATGTCGAAAAATAGACAGGTGTTGTTCCGTGtatcttgtatcaaaaataactatattgttttattctcaAAACCAACATTTA contains the following coding sequences:
- the LOC111424417 gene encoding cytochrome P450 6k1-like; protein product: MEIAIFLAIIVFLLYKLSTKNFGYWKKRKVPFLKPTPIFGNFYECLTFKKSIGEMLQDMYKQIPDKVFGIWVFNKPHVVIKDPELIKMVLVKDFQYFSDRTVAADEKADSISSNILFVLRNPEWKVIRKMMTPAFTSGKIKSMIPLMAEAGDEMVQYIEKRVNLPTVESKEICAKYATDVITSCAFGVQGRCFQKEDAKFRQVGKDMFEPNFTNGVRGISYFFLQELVYLLKIKFIPPNVSEYLKQIFWSTINLREKTQQKRNDVIDIILKLKQQGDIDGVKFDGDIAVAQAIQFFLAGFETTSSTMAFTLYELCLNKSIQTKLRSEIKSVLKKHDEITYEAIQSMKYLDKVVSETLRKYPVLPFLDRMCNADYKLPGTDIIIEKGTPVYIPMFGLHYDEKYWKDPQKYDPERFSDEEINKRHQYAYIPFGSGPHNCIGERFGLISTKLGLVNILNRFEVEKNADTPIPLKYSARSFVLASTIGLPMKFIDSNRRASFAA
- the LOC111424416 gene encoding sodium- and chloride-dependent glycine transporter 2-like — protein: MLGNGPDFLPYMICFSLQISGGLFILTYLLSAFLLAMPLIYMEIFLGRYTSLTNSQMYRMVPIFFGFGVMILLMNMFYIPINMVNTSHFFIDFLKLMIEPDLFKKCPVGSDTNLCIDGITRNKTRKSVICMHGDYLCSSGKGLKFVTDYIYWQTFKSEDPSNYPIWQLLISLIVTWIVIGAFMILGMRVIGAMLKAITIVCWVIFTVMYIMALTVSGSENGLKTIISIEYSKMNVYKCLIIAFYTIGKLGFLVPTGYMTASAYAKFPKRLGTGAETLLLVISNVFISLFFLSGMFAIGGALAKQFDVEIQAVMSPLIGLYLSLIPQFLTHMESPLSFMLCYMFFFWFIQIIRTTVVIHLIVLNLYDYLPQLSYFPNYVVMSIVGVCGVTSLICCLHFFVMLTDLLAVNYIILCLNCHVLIESFSVFCCYGVKRLCDDIHFLTGRKPMRYWSLLWYTIPFFALVSFMAIILKWDNLKDMQSILAHKKLSNTHIYAGASVLTITLLVTFASSFLFVVLSFRTSNTNLLKPQFFWGPAKREIRMSRKSFAPRTSIRSQPPRKKKQRFRVRSIKQMHEKDLAEKVKRGRIFVDTAFFRNVHLEKGKSVPLSVNEPTVIYK